One Curtobacterium sp. BH-2-1-1 genomic region harbors:
- a CDS encoding MarR family winged helix-turn-helix transcriptional regulator: MTEDRDDAERLLRAQLDRLWVRQTLRSSLIESRGGLDPTGRVILRAVDHFGAVRSMAIADATGLSRPVISRRVASLVESGYLGTAPDPADGRASLVSIAPAGRTLLDTLDVAGAEVFDDLTGAFATGELHTLAGLLARLNDRADTVLGIGATDRRDAS; this comes from the coding sequence ATGACCGAGGACCGGGACGACGCCGAGCGACTGCTGCGCGCGCAGCTCGACCGGCTGTGGGTCCGGCAGACCCTGCGGTCGTCGCTCATCGAGTCGCGCGGGGGACTGGACCCCACGGGGCGCGTGATCCTGCGGGCGGTCGATCACTTCGGGGCCGTCCGGTCCATGGCGATCGCGGACGCCACGGGGTTGTCGCGCCCGGTGATCAGCCGCCGCGTGGCGTCGCTCGTCGAGTCCGGGTACCTCGGCACCGCCCCGGACCCGGCCGACGGACGCGCCAGCCTCGTCTCGATCGCCCCGGCCGGCCGGACGCTGCTCGACACGCTCGACGTCGCCGGCGCCGAGGTGTTCGACGACCTCACGGGGGCGTTCGCCACGGGGGAGCTGCACACCCTCGCGGGACTCCTCGCCCGGCTCAACGATCGCGCCGACACGGTCCTCGGGATCGGCGCCACGGACCGGCGCGACGCGTCCTGA